From the Scatophagus argus isolate fScaArg1 chromosome 21, fScaArg1.pri, whole genome shotgun sequence genome, one window contains:
- the star2 gene encoding steroidogenic acute regulatory protein, mitochondrial isoform X1 gives MLPAVVKLCCGISYPHLRSMAGLQRTAVAVIGQEITRLQWWGQNQHRMRAHAGLKNNEPKPEDMNPVPLKEDQVFYVQGQEAMRKALVMLEDKEGWKVEITESGGDVICSKVMPGARKVFRLEAVLEASVDELYDLLFVRVEEMHQWNPSIKHIKVLKHVGPETIVTHEISAETAGNLIGQRDFLSVRHSCKQESSIYLGGAAIQLESFPPQAGFVRAEDGPTCIIIQALDTRKSRFTWLLNMDVKVKSGGCQSPLSIRLCPEHSWISPDTSADVSQRAPPWAD, from the exons ATGCTGCCTGCTGTTGTAAAGCTCTGCTGTGGAATCTCCTACCCGCATCTGAGGAGTATGGCAG GACTTCAACGCACAGCTGTGGCAGTGATAGGCCAGGAAATCACACGCCTGCAGTGGTGGGGACAGAACCAACATCGCATGAGAGCACATGCtggattaaaaaataatg AGCCCAAACCTGAAGATATGAACCCTGTGCCGCTGAAAGAAGACCAGGTGTTTTATGTACAAGGCCAAGAAGCAATGAGGAAGGCTCTCGTTATGTTGGAGGACAAGGAAGGATGGAAGGTTGAGATCACAGAG AGCGGAGGGGATGTGATCTGTAGCAAAGTCATGCCGGGGGCCAGGAAGGTCTTCAGGCTGGAGGCGGTCCTGGAGGCCAGCGTGGATGAGCTCTATGACCTCCTTTTTGTCAGAGTGGAAGAGATGCACCAGTGGAACCCGAGCATAAAGCATATCAAA GTTCTGAAGCATGTTGGACCTGAAACAATTGTCACTCATGAGATTTCAGCCGAGACAGCAGGAAATCTGATTGGCCAAAGGGATTTCCTGAGTGTCAGACACAGTTGCAAACAAGAATCCAGCATTTATCTTGGAGGAGCAGCAATTCAATTGGAGTCCTTTCCACCTCAGGCAGGCTTTGTCAG AGCTGAGGATGGACCAACCTGCATCATCATTCAGGCTCTGGATACAAGAAAAAGCCGCTTCACATGGCTTCTCAATATGGACGTAAAGGTAAAGTC GGGTGGCTGCCAAAGTCCATTGTCAATCAGGCTTTGCCCCGAGCACAGCTGGATTTCACCAGACACCTCCGCAGACGTCTCACAGCGAGCGCCACCCTGGGCTGACTGA
- the star2 gene encoding steroidogenic acute regulatory protein, mitochondrial isoform X2, producing MLPAVVKLCCGISYPHLRSMAGLQRTAVAVIGQEITRLQWWGQNQHRMRAHAGLKNNEPKPEDMNPVPLKEDQVFYVQGQEAMRKALVMLEDKEGWKVEITESGGDVICSKVMPGARKVFRLEAVLEASVDELYDLLFVRVEEMHQWNPSIKHIKVLKHVGPETIVTHEISAETAGNLIGQRDFLSVRHSCKQESSIYLGGAAIQLESFPPQAGFVRAEDGPTCIIIQALDTRKSRFTWLLNMDVKGWLPKSIVNQALPRAQLDFTRHLRRRLTASATLG from the exons ATGCTGCCTGCTGTTGTAAAGCTCTGCTGTGGAATCTCCTACCCGCATCTGAGGAGTATGGCAG GACTTCAACGCACAGCTGTGGCAGTGATAGGCCAGGAAATCACACGCCTGCAGTGGTGGGGACAGAACCAACATCGCATGAGAGCACATGCtggattaaaaaataatg AGCCCAAACCTGAAGATATGAACCCTGTGCCGCTGAAAGAAGACCAGGTGTTTTATGTACAAGGCCAAGAAGCAATGAGGAAGGCTCTCGTTATGTTGGAGGACAAGGAAGGATGGAAGGTTGAGATCACAGAG AGCGGAGGGGATGTGATCTGTAGCAAAGTCATGCCGGGGGCCAGGAAGGTCTTCAGGCTGGAGGCGGTCCTGGAGGCCAGCGTGGATGAGCTCTATGACCTCCTTTTTGTCAGAGTGGAAGAGATGCACCAGTGGAACCCGAGCATAAAGCATATCAAA GTTCTGAAGCATGTTGGACCTGAAACAATTGTCACTCATGAGATTTCAGCCGAGACAGCAGGAAATCTGATTGGCCAAAGGGATTTCCTGAGTGTCAGACACAGTTGCAAACAAGAATCCAGCATTTATCTTGGAGGAGCAGCAATTCAATTGGAGTCCTTTCCACCTCAGGCAGGCTTTGTCAG AGCTGAGGATGGACCAACCTGCATCATCATTCAGGCTCTGGATACAAGAAAAAGCCGCTTCACATGGCTTCTCAATATGGACGTAAAG GGGTGGCTGCCAAAGTCCATTGTCAATCAGGCTTTGCCCCGAGCACAGCTGGATTTCACCAGACACCTCCGCAGACGTCTCACAGCGAGCGCCACCCTGGGCTGA